TTAAATGCACAGGCAGAAACGTATATGCATAACATGGGCCTTAAAAGTATTGATGAAAAGACTCTAAAACAACTGAATAATGAGTTTTGGAACCGTATTGTTCATCAGTATTTTACCGCAAAGCAAACAAAGGTATTTGGCTTGTATGTCTCAAATGAAGACCTGATGGATCAAATAACTGGACAAAATATACATCCTGCAGTTATTTCTTTTTTTACTAGGCCGGAAACGAATGAATTTGATCAAAATATGCTTCTTGACTTTTTAAGTAATATTAACGATTATCCTGGAATAAAGCCAATTTGGTTAGATTTTGAAAATGAAATAGCAAGAGAAGCCGAAAGCGATAAGTTGCAATCATTATTATTACAAAGCCTTTATTCAACTCAATTAGATGAAAGTGCTAAGAAAATAGTCCAATATAAGGAAAAGCAAGCCCTTAAATATTTTGTATATCAATATATTGTTGAAATATGTAAAGGAAGTTCTGTTATTGAAGACAATAGAGACAAGTTTTACTAATACGAACTAATTTGTTCAATAAATAAATCTACATTTTGAGCCTCATTTGAATAAGGATGATTCATTTTGATTGACTTTAGTAGTTTAAGAGCATTTTTAGTATCATCAATTTTATTGTAAATCAATGCTGCTTTCAATAAATAAATAGGCGTGAGTTTGGATCCGTTCAGGTTATCAAGTGCCTTCAAGTAGTTTATTAGAGCATCTGAATATTGACCGAGTTCGGAATAGGAATCTCCAATTAATCCAAGTTTAAGAGCTGTAGACAATGAGTCTTTTGCATTAAATTGTCTCAAGTGGGTAATAGCTTTATTGAACTTTTGTAAATTTAAAAAACAGATACCTGCGTAAAATTGAGAAATGTTTGCGGAATTACTGGTGGGATACTTTTCAATGATTTCTAAAAATCCATCAAATTGACGATGACCTGAGTTTTCAATTTTATTTCCGAATAAGGCTAAAGCAAATGAATCTTTTTCGAAGTAATTTTCTGCTATGAATAAATATTTTGCATCATTGCTATCTGCATTTGTTTTAAATCCGATTTGGCCAAATGACAATGATGCCAGCGAAAAGTTCAAAAGGAGAATAAATAATATAGTTTTCAATTTACATTAGCTTTAACTTATGATATCATCCCGCCAATCAGTTCCTTCACATCTTTTACCCCTTGCTCAATACAATATTCTTCAATTCCGGCTATCACTTTTGTGCAAGTAGCCGGATCAATAAAAGTAGCCGTTCCTACCTGTATGGCTGTTGAACCTGCGAGCATAAACTCAACAGCATCGGTTGCATTCATAATACCCCCCATTCCAATCACCGGAATTTTAATCGCATTATAAACTTGCCAAACCATACGGAGTGCAATGGGTTTAATGGCTGGCCCAGAAAGCCCTCCTGTAATTGTTGACAAAACAGGCTTTCTGGTTTTTGCATCAATGGCCATGGCTAAAAAAGTATTTACCAAGGAAACAGAATCAGCACCTTCATCTTCAACAGCTTTGGCAATATCTGCAATGCTAGTTACATTGGGCGATAATTTAACCATCATATGACGTTTCCATACTTTGCGAACTTCTTGAGTTACTGTGGCAGCTGCAGGGCAGGAAGTCCCAAAAGCCAGACCTCCTT
This genomic stretch from Bacteroidota bacterium harbors:
- a CDS encoding dihydroorotate dehydrogenase; amino-acid sequence: MVNLSVDIGGLIIKNPVMTASGTCGNGEELVDFMNISDLGALVVKGTTLEARQGNEYPRMAETASGMLNTIGLQNKGARYFHDELYPRIEHLNDNIIVNVSGSKIEDYVTVAEMLSDLPNCTAIEVNISCPNVKEGGLAFGTSCPAAATVTQEVRKVWKRHMMVKLSPNVTSIADIAKAVEDEGADSVSLVNTFLAMAIDAKTRKPVLSTITGGLSGPAIKPIALRMVWQVYNAIKIPVIGMGGIMNATDAVEFMLAGSTAIQVGTATFIDPATCTKVIAGIEEYCIEQGVKDVKELIGGMIS